The Xenopus laevis strain J_2021 chromosome 7S, Xenopus_laevis_v10.1, whole genome shotgun sequence genome includes a window with the following:
- the LOC121396081 gene encoding neuromodulin-like yields the protein MDKKQRNPSLLTLYSVLKDFRAEYTDFEALASYYEHHYRVEFGENIILKHFLLTCDVDPRMRAKENVMHYWKMLHSLEVIKREYAALRKSAKLPPDHPTRVRNRRKQLEYLRLENTINQHLTHLHHEFLRELKLKKAARKKQVHSPAAEEKEDGAPAAEDEEALDTEDREEEAEGAPAEDPAVEEKMMEEQAPAEEEKEEEAPGAAEEEALASQEKGEGAEDKEEVDGPTNEDTAPPAEEQQVPEEEEKEEGAEVGGSAEEHQAPGMEEKTEEQSPAVEEKEEGADGEEGIMKDSLVVERPTLRKQFRKAIMKRLRRVWHSTQRLAACCCCCCRRPNTMA from the exons ATGGACAAGAAGCAgagaaatccatctcttctg acgctgtactccgtcctgaaggacTTCAGGGCGGAATATACGGATTTTGAGGCCCTCGCTTCTTATTATG AACATCACTATCGGGTCGAATTCGGCGAGAACATCatcct aaagcacttccttctAACATGCGATgtggacccgaggatgagggccaaAGAGAACGTTATGCATTACTGGAAAATGCTCCACTcgctg gaagtgatcaagagggaatatgccgccctcaggaaatctgccaagctgcctcct gatcaTCCAACTCGAGTGCGAAACCGGAGGAAGCAGCTTGAGTATTtgcggctggagaat ACTATCAACCAACATCTGACCCACCTTCACCATGAGTTCTTGAGGGAGCTGAAGCTAAAGAAAGCTGCTcg TAAGAAACAAGTACACAGTCCTGCAGCTGAAGAAAAGGAGGATGGAGCCCCTGCAGCAGAAGATGAGGAAGCCCTTGATACAGAAGACAGGGAAGAGGAAGCGGAAGGAGCTCCAGCTGAAgaccctgcagtggaggagaagatgatggaggagcaagctccagcagaggaagaaaaggaagaagaagctcctggagcagcagaagaggaagctcTTGCCTCTCAGGAGAAAGGAGAAGGTGCTGAAGATAAGGAAGAAGTGGATGGTCCAACAAATGAAGACACAGCTCCTCCCGCTGAAGAACAGCAAGtccctgaagaggaggagaaagaagagggagcggaagtaggaggttctgcagaagaacatcaagctCCTGGAATGGAGGAGAAGACAGAGGAGCAAtctcctgcagtggaggagaaagaggagggaGCTGATGGTGAAGAAGGGATCATGAAAGATTCTCTGGTGGTGGAGAGGCCGACCCTCCGAAAACAGttcaggaaggccatcatgaagaggctccggagagtttgg cattccacccaaagactcgccgcctgctgctgctgctgctgccgccgaccCAACACCATGGCCTAA
- the LOC121396088 gene encoding stress response protein NST1-like: MDKKQRNPSLLTLYSVLKDFRAEYTDFEALASYYEHHYRVEFGENIILKHFLLTCDVDPRMRAKENVMHYWKMLHSLEVIKREYAALRKSAKLPPDHPTRVRNRRKQLEYLRLENTINQHLTHLHHEFLRELKLKKAARKKQVHSPAAEEKEDGAPAAEDEEALDTEDREEEAEGAPAEDPAVEEKMMEEQAPAEEERKKKLLEQQKRKLLPLRRKEKVLKIRKKWMVQQMKTQLLPLKNSKSLKRRRKKREWK; encoded by the exons ATGGACAAGAAGCAgagaaatccatctcttctg acgctgtactccgtcctgaaggacTTCAGGGCGGAATATACGGATTTTGAGGCCCTCGCTTCTTATTATG AACATCACTATCGGGTCGAATTCGGCGAGAACATCatcct aaagcacttccttctAACATGCGATgtggacccgaggatgagggccaaAGAGAACGTTATGCATTACTGGAAAATGCTCCACTcgctg gaagtgatcaagagggaatatgccgccctcaggaaatctgccaagctgcctcct gatcaTCCAACTCGAGTGCGAAACCGGAGGAAGCAGCTTGAGTATTtgcggctggagaat ACTATCAACCAACATCTGACCCACCTTCACCATGAGTTCTTGAGGGAGCTGAAGCTAAAGAAAGCTGCTcg TAAGAAACAAGTACACAGTCCTGCAGCTGAAGAAAAGGAGGATGGAGCCCCTGCAGCAGAAGATGAGGAAGCCCTTGATACAGAAGACAGGGAAGAGGAAGCGGAAGGAGCTCCAGCTGAAgaccctgcagtggaggagaagatgatggaggagcaagCTCCAGCAGAGgaagaaaggaagaagaagctcctggagcagcagaagaggaagctcTTGCCTCTCAGGAGAAAGGAGAAGGTGCTGAAGATAAGGAAGAAGTGGATGGTCCAACAAATGAAGACACAGCTCCTCCCGCTGAAGAACAGCAAGtccctgaagaggaggagaaagaagagggagtggaagtag